A window of Halomonas sp. GFAJ-1 contains these coding sequences:
- a CDS encoding deoxyribodipyrimidine photolyase — protein sequence MAQAPLQVVWFKRDLRIHDHAPLANAAAAGPVLPLFAIEPGQWQAPDSALRHWQFAADSLVDLAQALNTLGLPLCLWQGDIVECLAALKAHYGELVLHSHQETGNAWSFERDQCVQAWCHAHHVPWQEARQQGVIRGLSSRTEHQSRWESHWETLMAAPTCPAPPTAVAAPGWEAFHHVDVAQLPSLTLGFDTTPCPQRQRGGRSEGRALWLSFITQRGRRYRGSLSKPLLAWEFGSRLSPHLAWGTLSMREVVQSLRRQRQKHADDTDWARSLRAFTSRLYWHCHFIQKLESEPSIEHQTLHPALRGLRERDPEHPHLIAWKRGQTGVPLVDACMRSLTATGWINFRMRAMLLSHATFGLGLHWYEPALHLAQLFTDFEPGIHYPQVQMQAGATGTNALRVYNPIKQAEDNDPTGEFIARWVPELAPLPQEWRAKPWTLPESLQKRFGFQPGIDYPIPNDFEAEARHWKQMLYELRRTPEARGASKVIVDKLASQRRPAVRRGKKAQPANRQQLSLFDDDGSINN from the coding sequence ATGGCTCAGGCACCCCTTCAGGTCGTTTGGTTCAAACGCGATTTACGCATTCACGATCACGCACCGCTGGCCAACGCCGCAGCGGCAGGCCCAGTGCTGCCGCTATTTGCCATCGAGCCTGGGCAGTGGCAAGCACCCGACAGCGCCCTGCGCCACTGGCAGTTTGCCGCCGATTCGCTGGTAGACCTTGCCCAAGCACTCAACACGCTGGGCCTGCCGCTCTGCCTGTGGCAGGGCGATATAGTGGAATGCCTGGCCGCGCTCAAAGCCCACTACGGCGAACTGGTGCTGCACTCCCACCAAGAGACCGGCAACGCCTGGAGCTTTGAGCGCGACCAGTGCGTTCAGGCGTGGTGCCACGCCCACCACGTGCCCTGGCAAGAAGCTCGCCAGCAGGGCGTGATTCGCGGGCTGAGCAGCCGCACGGAGCATCAATCCCGCTGGGAAAGCCACTGGGAAACGCTGATGGCCGCCCCTACCTGCCCCGCCCCGCCAACAGCGGTGGCGGCTCCCGGTTGGGAAGCTTTTCATCACGTGGATGTAGCCCAACTGCCCTCGCTCACCTTGGGATTCGATACCACGCCCTGCCCCCAGCGCCAGCGGGGCGGGCGCAGTGAAGGGCGCGCGCTGTGGCTGAGCTTTATTACCCAGCGCGGGCGGCGCTATCGCGGCTCGCTCTCTAAACCGTTACTGGCTTGGGAGTTTGGTTCACGGCTCTCCCCGCACTTGGCCTGGGGCACGCTCTCCATGCGGGAAGTGGTGCAATCCCTGCGCCGCCAGCGGCAAAAGCACGCCGACGACACCGACTGGGCTCGCTCGCTGCGCGCCTTTACCTCGCGGCTCTACTGGCACTGCCACTTTATCCAGAAGCTGGAAAGCGAACCCAGCATCGAGCATCAAACGCTGCACCCGGCGCTGCGCGGCCTGCGGGAGCGCGACCCAGAACACCCCCACCTGATCGCCTGGAAGCGCGGCCAAACCGGCGTGCCGCTGGTGGATGCCTGCATGCGCAGCCTGACCGCCACCGGCTGGATCAACTTTCGCATGCGCGCCATGCTGCTCTCCCACGCCACCTTTGGCCTGGGGCTGCACTGGTACGAGCCAGCATTACACTTGGCGCAGCTGTTTACCGACTTCGAACCCGGTATTCACTACCCCCAAGTGCAGATGCAGGCAGGCGCCACCGGCACCAACGCCCTGCGGGTTTACAACCCCATCAAGCAAGCAGAAGATAACGACCCCACCGGCGAATTCATCGCCCGCTGGGTGCCAGAGCTTGCGCCCCTTCCCCAGGAGTGGCGCGCCAAGCCTTGGACGCTGCCGGAAAGCCTGCAGAAACGTTTCGGCTTTCAGCCCGGCATCGACTATCCCATCCCCAACGATTTCGAAGCCGAAGCGCGCCACTGGAAGCAGATGTTGTATGAACTGCGCCGCACGCCGGAAGCGAGGGGTGCCAGCAAGGTCATTGTGGATAAGTTGGCGAGTCAGCGGCGACCAGCTGTTCGGCGTGGCAAAAAAGCGCAACCCGCCAATCGTCAGCAGCTTTCGCTCTTTGATGATGATGGCAGCATCAATAATTGA
- a CDS encoding antibiotic biosynthesis monooxygenase: MYIAMNRFRIAPGREEDFLEVWRNRDSHLDEVPGFKQFQMLQGESQEDHTVFISHSVWESEEAFRAWTKSDAFRKAHANAKAPEGIYLGPPKFEGYEVALT; this comes from the coding sequence ATGTATATCGCCATGAACCGTTTTCGGATTGCCCCAGGCCGCGAAGAGGATTTTCTAGAGGTATGGCGCAACCGCGATTCCCACCTGGACGAAGTGCCGGGCTTCAAGCAGTTTCAAATGCTGCAGGGCGAAAGCCAGGAAGACCACACCGTATTTATCTCCCACAGCGTGTGGGAATCCGAAGAGGCCTTCCGCGCTTGGACGAAGTCAGACGCCTTCCGCAAGGCCCACGCCAATGCCAAAGCGCCGGAGGGTATCTACTTAGGGCCGCCTAAGTTTGAAGGGTATGAGGTAGCGCTTACATAG
- a CDS encoding 1,4-dihydroxy-2-naphthoate octaprenyltransferase — MDQIAKHSTHHAWVLAARPRTLPLACASILLGSGLAAHSQAFNPTVLVLALLTAITLQVLSNLANDYGDAASGADDEKRSGPVRAVSSGLLTPKAMRGGMVVAAIVAALLGLLLLVAAFGNQWGQILVFILLGAAALLAAVTYTVGLGGAPYGYRGLGDISVFMFFGLLGVLGTYYLHTHTLNWLPFLPAATCGLLATAVLNVNNVRDIESDARCDKITLAVRLGREGAILYHWALLGLALLLTLIYLVAQPVPLLGWSCLLVAKPLTDAARMLRHTRDGKILTNMLKKTAVSTLLYSVLLSVGLAFF; from the coding sequence ATGGATCAAATCGCTAAGCACAGCACGCACCATGCCTGGGTATTAGCCGCACGCCCGCGAACGCTACCACTGGCGTGTGCATCTATTCTGCTGGGCAGTGGGCTTGCAGCGCACTCACAGGCTTTCAACCCCACTGTGCTGGTGCTTGCGTTACTAACCGCAATCACCCTTCAGGTGCTGTCTAATTTAGCCAACGACTATGGCGATGCCGCCTCAGGGGCTGACGACGAGAAACGTAGCGGCCCGGTAAGGGCTGTCTCTTCTGGCTTACTGACTCCAAAAGCAATGCGCGGCGGCATGGTCGTCGCGGCAATCGTAGCCGCATTATTGGGGCTACTGTTACTGGTCGCCGCTTTTGGGAATCAGTGGGGGCAAATTCTCGTCTTCATCCTGTTAGGCGCCGCTGCTCTATTGGCCGCGGTGACCTACACCGTTGGGCTAGGGGGCGCCCCTTATGGCTACCGTGGGCTAGGGGACATTTCAGTCTTTATGTTTTTCGGGCTGCTCGGGGTATTAGGCACCTACTACCTGCATACCCACACGCTAAACTGGCTGCCCTTTCTTCCAGCCGCGACGTGCGGGCTGCTGGCAACTGCCGTTCTCAACGTGAACAACGTGCGCGACATCGAAAGCGATGCACGCTGCGACAAGATCACTCTAGCGGTAAGGCTAGGCCGCGAAGGCGCGATTTTGTATCACTGGGCGTTGCTCGGGTTAGCGCTACTGCTCACCTTGATCTACCTAGTGGCGCAGCCAGTGCCACTGCTGGGGTGGAGCTGCCTACTCGTGGCCAAGCCGCTCACTGATGCGGCCAGAATGTTACGCCATACCCGAGATGGCAAAATTCTGACCAACATGCTGAAGAAAACAGCCGTTTCAACACTGCTCTATAGCGTGCTGCTTTCTGTTGGCTTGGCCTTTTTCTGA
- a CDS encoding anion permease (involved in the transport of citrate into the cell along with the export of succinate out of the cell) has translation MNSVTHSTPRWKLFAPLIIAIIVALIPTPDGVAPHAWYFFAIFLGCVVGLILEPLPGAVIGLIGVTLIALLSRWVLFSPEQLAAEGFNPANQAFSWAVSGFTNSTVWLIFGAFMFALGYEKTGLGRRISLWLVNAMGKRTLTLGYAVMISDTILAPFTPSNTARSAGTIYPVIRNLPPLYDSHPNDPSMKRMGSFLMWTALASTCVTSSLFLTAMAPNLLAVALTESTTGIQINWGQWFMAIAPVGILLLLLVPLLCYWLCAPEVKAGHEISDWARDELKQLGTLTRNEILLVVMVVTALLLWIFGGGIISASLVGLVVICGMLLTGIVTWDDILNNHAAWNTFVWFATLVALAGGLSQVGFVSWFGNVVGGQVSHFNPMVAMVALVVLFYALHYFFASITAHVTALLPVILAAASGIAGLDMQLFVLLLLPTLGFMGILTPYGTGPSPVYYGSGYLPSALFWRLGAIFGLIFLVAWLVIGLPWLLLLT, from the coding sequence ATGAACAGTGTTACTCACTCCACGCCTCGGTGGAAGCTATTCGCTCCGCTTATTATCGCCATTATTGTTGCGTTAATACCCACGCCTGATGGAGTCGCGCCCCATGCGTGGTACTTCTTCGCTATCTTTCTTGGCTGTGTGGTGGGCTTGATTCTTGAACCCTTGCCCGGTGCGGTCATTGGGCTAATAGGCGTTACCCTTATTGCGCTGCTCTCGCGCTGGGTACTGTTCTCCCCAGAGCAGCTGGCTGCTGAGGGCTTTAATCCCGCTAACCAAGCGTTTTCCTGGGCGGTATCGGGCTTTACTAACTCCACCGTCTGGCTGATCTTCGGTGCCTTTATGTTTGCCTTGGGGTACGAAAAAACCGGCCTTGGCAGGCGTATTTCTCTCTGGTTGGTCAACGCTATGGGTAAGCGCACGCTGACGCTTGGCTACGCGGTAATGATCTCGGATACCATTCTTGCCCCCTTTACGCCCTCCAACACGGCGCGCAGTGCAGGCACCATTTATCCGGTGATTCGCAACCTGCCACCGCTTTATGATTCGCACCCTAACGACCCTAGCATGAAGCGTATGGGTAGCTTTTTGATGTGGACAGCGCTGGCCTCTACCTGCGTTACCAGTTCGCTATTTCTAACCGCGATGGCCCCCAATTTATTAGCCGTTGCCTTAACCGAAAGCACAACCGGCATCCAAATTAATTGGGGGCAGTGGTTTATGGCGATTGCCCCGGTCGGCATTTTGCTGCTGTTATTAGTGCCGCTGCTCTGCTACTGGCTATGCGCCCCCGAGGTAAAAGCGGGCCATGAAATTTCTGACTGGGCCAGAGATGAGCTAAAGCAGTTAGGCACGCTCACCCGCAACGAGATTCTCTTGGTCGTAATGGTCGTAACGGCCCTGCTGCTGTGGATTTTTGGCGGCGGCATTATTTCCGCCTCGCTGGTTGGGTTGGTAGTGATCTGCGGCATGCTGCTAACCGGCATCGTCACCTGGGATGATATTCTTAATAACCATGCCGCCTGGAATACCTTTGTATGGTTTGCCACCTTGGTGGCGCTAGCAGGCGGGCTAAGCCAAGTGGGCTTTGTGAGCTGGTTTGGGAATGTGGTCGGCGGGCAGGTAAGTCACTTTAACCCGATGGTCGCCATGGTGGCGCTGGTGGTGCTGTTTTACGCGTTGCACTACTTCTTTGCGAGTATTACGGCTCACGTAACGGCCCTATTACCGGTTATTTTGGCAGCGGCGTCAGGCATCGCTGGCCTGGATATGCAGCTGTTTGTGCTACTGCTGCTGCCCACCCTTGGCTTTATGGGCATTCTCACGCCCTACGGCACAGGGCCAAGCCCGGTTTACTACGGCAGCGGCTACTTGCCTAGTGCGCTCTTCTGGCGCCTTGGGGCAATTTTCGGGCTAATCTTCCTAGTGGCTTGGTTAGTCATAGGCCTACCCTGGCTGCTGCTACTTACCTAA
- a CDS encoding fumarate reductase (quinol) flavoprotein subunit, which translates to MQQRDFDIVIVGGGGAGLRAAIGAAEQAKAQGTPQRIALLSKVYPMRSHTVAAEGGAAAVTSAEDSHQAHFDDTVSGGDWLVEQNVADYFVHHAYQELVQMERWGCPWSRKDDGQVQVRRFGGMKTARTWFAADKTGFHMLHTLFQTSLKYPEIERFDEFFVLDLAVHDGAVIGVIALQIATGELTLLRAKAVVLATGGAGRLFRFNTNAGIVTGDGMAMAYRHGVALRDMEFVQYHPTGLPGSGILITEACRGEGGILLNKEGYRYLQDYGLGPETPLGKPENKYMELGPRDKLSQAFWQEQQAGRTGKFGDSDVVYLDLRHLGEKTILERLPFICELAKAYINVDPVKEPIPIRPAVHYTMGGIETNPQCETSIAGLYAAGECASVGLHGANRLGSNSLTELLVFGRLAGEQASQRAAHTEWADMPLLEAQGDRQQAKLRQLCDGTGSGENWVELKHAMVQAMESGCGIYRTEEGMRHSLETMRQLRARFTKVRVNDTSKIFNTELLECLELECGLDIAEASCLGALERRESRGAHQRLDEGMQKRDDVNYLKHSQVFYQGEANAELRWQDVDVRFSAPAERAYGDAGKGAKA; encoded by the coding sequence ATGCAGCAGCGAGATTTCGATATCGTTATTGTGGGAGGGGGAGGAGCGGGTTTGCGCGCGGCCATTGGTGCGGCTGAGCAGGCCAAAGCCCAGGGTACTCCCCAGCGTATTGCGCTGCTGTCTAAAGTTTACCCAATGCGCTCACACACCGTGGCCGCAGAAGGCGGTGCTGCTGCGGTTACCAGTGCGGAGGATTCACACCAAGCTCACTTTGATGACACCGTATCTGGCGGTGACTGGCTGGTGGAGCAGAACGTCGCCGACTACTTTGTCCATCACGCTTACCAAGAGCTGGTGCAGATGGAGCGCTGGGGCTGCCCCTGGAGCCGTAAAGACGATGGCCAAGTACAGGTGCGCCGTTTTGGTGGTATGAAAACTGCCCGCACTTGGTTTGCTGCCGACAAAACCGGCTTCCATATGCTCCACACCCTGTTTCAGACCTCGCTGAAATACCCTGAAATCGAGCGTTTCGATGAGTTCTTTGTGCTTGATCTGGCGGTACACGACGGCGCGGTCATTGGCGTGATTGCCCTGCAGATTGCCACCGGCGAACTGACCCTGCTACGCGCTAAAGCCGTGGTGTTGGCTACCGGCGGTGCTGGGCGCTTGTTCCGCTTCAATACCAACGCGGGCATTGTCACTGGCGACGGCATGGCAATGGCTTACCGTCACGGCGTGGCGCTGCGGGATATGGAGTTTGTGCAATACCACCCCACTGGCCTGCCAGGCTCCGGTATTTTGATTACCGAAGCGTGCCGGGGCGAAGGCGGTATTCTGCTCAATAAAGAGGGCTATCGTTACCTGCAGGATTACGGCCTTGGCCCGGAAACCCCGCTGGGCAAGCCGGAAAACAAATACATGGAGCTGGGGCCACGGGACAAACTCTCCCAGGCATTTTGGCAGGAGCAGCAGGCAGGACGCACCGGCAAGTTTGGCGACAGCGATGTGGTTTATCTAGACCTGCGCCACCTAGGTGAAAAGACCATCCTAGAGCGCCTGCCGTTTATCTGCGAACTGGCGAAAGCCTATATCAACGTCGACCCAGTAAAAGAGCCAATCCCCATTCGCCCAGCGGTTCACTACACCATGGGAGGGATTGAGACCAATCCTCAGTGCGAAACCTCTATTGCTGGGCTCTATGCGGCTGGGGAGTGCGCTTCAGTCGGTTTACACGGTGCTAACCGCTTAGGCTCTAATTCACTCACCGAGCTATTGGTGTTTGGCCGTTTGGCCGGTGAGCAGGCCAGCCAGCGCGCAGCACACACCGAATGGGCCGATATGCCCCTGCTGGAAGCTCAGGGCGACCGCCAGCAAGCCAAGCTGCGGCAGCTCTGTGACGGAACCGGAAGTGGTGAGAACTGGGTAGAACTCAAGCACGCCATGGTGCAGGCCATGGAGAGCGGCTGTGGTATTTATCGCACCGAAGAGGGCATGCGTCATTCTCTGGAGACCATGCGCCAGCTACGGGCGCGCTTTACTAAGGTGCGCGTTAACGATACCAGCAAGATCTTCAATACCGAGCTGCTGGAATGCCTTGAGCTGGAGTGCGGCCTGGATATTGCCGAAGCCTCTTGTTTAGGCGCGCTTGAGCGCCGTGAATCCCGCGGCGCCCATCAGCGCCTGGATGAAGGCATGCAAAAACGCGACGACGTTAACTACCTCAAGCATAGCCAAGTGTTCTACCAAGGCGAAGCGAATGCCGAGCTGCGCTGGCAGGATGTGGATGTACGGTTTTCCGCCCCGGCTGAGCGGGCCTATGGCGATGCGGGCAAAGGGGCAAAAGCATGA
- a CDS encoding fumarate reductase (part of four member fumarate reductase enzyme complex FrdABCD which catalyzes the reduction of fumarate to succinate during anaerobic respiration; FrdAB are the catalytic subcomplex consisting of a flavoprotein subunit and an iron-sulfur subunit, respectively; FrdCD are the membrane components which interact with quinone and are involved in electron transfer; the catalytic subunits are similar to succinate dehydrogenase SdhAB), which yields MNTEQTSTKRVSTNNIRTKQVSVKRYLPDSSAEPYWQQFELPVDDSTSLLDALNHIKEQLDSTLSYRWSCRMAICGSCGVMVNGIPKLGCKTFLRDYEGEIRIEPLAHFPVQRDLVVDMEIFLEHLAAVKPYLIDDNPVKPYDPKAPETYRQSPEQLARYKQFANCINCGLCYSACPQFGLNQEFLGPAALTLAHRYNLDSRDHGKKQRMAQLNRHEGVWSCTFVGFCSQVCPKNVDPAAAVNQGKVEAAKHTLIALFKG from the coding sequence ATGAACACCGAGCAGACCAGCACCAAGCGTGTTAGCACTAATAACATTCGCACCAAGCAGGTCAGCGTCAAACGTTACCTGCCCGACAGCTCGGCTGAACCCTATTGGCAGCAGTTTGAGCTGCCGGTAGACGACAGCACCTCGCTGCTGGATGCCCTTAACCATATTAAAGAGCAGCTTGATAGCACGCTGAGCTATCGCTGGTCCTGCCGAATGGCGATTTGCGGCTCTTGCGGGGTGATGGTTAACGGCATTCCCAAGCTCGGTTGTAAAACTTTCCTACGCGATTATGAGGGTGAAATACGCATCGAGCCGTTAGCCCACTTCCCCGTGCAGCGGGATCTAGTGGTGGACATGGAGATTTTCCTTGAGCACTTGGCAGCGGTTAAACCCTATTTAATTGATGACAACCCAGTAAAACCTTACGACCCAAAGGCGCCGGAAACTTATCGACAGTCCCCCGAGCAGCTCGCCCGCTACAAGCAGTTTGCCAACTGTATTAACTGCGGCCTTTGTTACTCGGCTTGCCCGCAGTTTGGGCTGAACCAAGAGTTTCTCGGCCCGGCAGCGCTAACCTTGGCCCACCGTTACAACCTGGACAGCCGCGACCACGGCAAGAAGCAGCGCATGGCACAGCTTAACCGTCACGAAGGGGTATGGAGCTGCACCTTTGTCGGCTTCTGCTCCCAGGTATGCCCAAAAAACGTTGACCCGGCCGCCGCGGTCAATCAGGGCAAGGTGGAAGCGGCTAAGCACACGCTCATTGCGCTGTTTAAAGGCTAG
- a CDS encoding fumarate reductase subunit C produces the protein MDKLSPQRLPPLKRNWWLKHRFFKLYMLREATVLPLVFFTLCLLAGIVALLQGAESWQGWIAFMGSPIVLLLNLVALVASLFHAATFFVLFPRVMPLRIAGRSLPDQAIVAAQWAGVVAVVVLFIWLLGSA, from the coding sequence ATGGATAAGTTATCACCGCAACGCTTGCCGCCGCTGAAACGTAACTGGTGGCTCAAGCACCGCTTTTTTAAGCTCTACATGCTGCGCGAAGCCACGGTACTGCCGCTGGTGTTTTTCACGCTCTGTTTACTGGCCGGTATAGTCGCCCTGCTACAGGGGGCGGAAAGCTGGCAGGGGTGGATCGCCTTTATGGGCTCCCCCATTGTTCTGCTGCTAAACCTTGTTGCGCTGGTGGCTAGCCTGTTTCACGCCGCCACCTTTTTTGTGCTGTTTCCGCGGGTAATGCCGTTACGCATCGCGGGGCGAAGCCTGCCTGATCAAGCCATTGTCGCGGCACAGTGGGCCGGGGTCGTGGCAGTGGTGGTGCTGTTTATCTGGCTATTAGGGAGTGCATAA
- a CDS encoding fumarate reductase gives MNKQGTPHKQAFDEPLWWGLFSAGGVCFAVILPAVILFIAVLLPLGLLPPEALSYERASALLFSVPGFLFVGAVVCLPLFHAAHRLRHGLFDISVGKDALNKKLMYGSAALLSIVALGMVIVGMLG, from the coding sequence ATGAACAAACAGGGTACACCGCATAAACAAGCCTTTGATGAGCCGCTCTGGTGGGGGCTGTTTAGCGCAGGCGGCGTCTGCTTTGCGGTTATTCTGCCTGCCGTGATTTTATTTATTGCCGTATTACTACCTCTCGGTTTGCTGCCCCCCGAGGCGCTGAGCTACGAACGGGCATCCGCACTGCTGTTCAGTGTGCCGGGCTTTCTGTTTGTTGGGGCGGTCGTCTGCTTGCCGCTGTTTCATGCTGCCCACCGCCTACGCCACGGGCTGTTTGATATCAGCGTGGGCAAGGACGCGCTTAACAAAAAGCTGATGTACGGGAGTGCCGCGCTGCTGAGTATTGTCGCGCTAGGGATGGTAATAGTAGGGATGTTGGGTTGA
- a CDS encoding amidase, with protein sequence MADTYETLTATDALARFSEGSLSPETLVEDCLTRIERDNPKVNAFTCINGKEARRLAAESARRWQAGTPCGSLDGIPVTIKDLTLTKGLPTRLGSTTTVPDGPWEVDAPISRHLRNAGAIVVGKTTSPEFGWKGVTDNPLHGITRNPWNTELTPGGSSGGAGAAAALNLGLLHQGSDAGGSIRIPCSFTGTFGIKPTFGWVPQWPASTMSTLSHLGPMTRTAGDSALMLSVMAQPDARDGYAGNPTGPDWLTPPPASLQGWRIAFSSNLGYVDVAPDIAQRVEEAIAYLEALGATVERTDPGFSDPLKTFNTLWFAGATQALEKLDEQQQVALDPGFLEIARRGQGVSLSAYLAARRKRSELTAHMAAFHERYDLLVTPTMPIAPFTAGHNVPPGKHYRDWMDWTPFSYPFNLTQQPAASLPCGLDKQGLPVGLHLVAGKYQDLKVLHAAQLLERYLPPPAPPNC encoded by the coding sequence ATGGCGGATACCTATGAAACCCTGACGGCAACTGATGCATTGGCACGTTTCAGCGAGGGCTCGCTCTCGCCGGAAACGCTGGTGGAGGACTGCTTAACGCGTATTGAGCGAGATAACCCCAAGGTGAATGCCTTCACCTGTATTAACGGTAAAGAGGCCCGCCGTTTAGCAGCTGAATCCGCGCGACGCTGGCAAGCAGGCACTCCCTGCGGCTCGCTAGACGGCATTCCAGTGACGATTAAAGACTTAACCCTAACCAAAGGCCTGCCTACACGGCTGGGTTCCACCACCACGGTTCCGGATGGCCCCTGGGAGGTAGATGCGCCCATTAGCCGTCACCTACGCAATGCCGGGGCCATTGTGGTTGGCAAAACCACCTCGCCTGAATTTGGCTGGAAAGGCGTCACCGATAACCCGCTGCACGGCATCACCCGCAACCCATGGAATACTGAGCTAACGCCGGGAGGGTCATCTGGCGGCGCGGGGGCTGCCGCGGCGCTTAACCTGGGCCTGCTTCATCAGGGCAGCGACGCGGGTGGCTCCATACGTATTCCGTGCAGCTTTACCGGCACGTTTGGTATTAAACCCACTTTCGGCTGGGTGCCTCAGTGGCCTGCCAGCACCATGAGCACGCTGTCTCATTTAGGGCCCATGACACGCACTGCAGGTGATAGCGCCCTCATGCTCAGCGTTATGGCCCAGCCCGATGCCCGGGATGGTTACGCTGGAAACCCAACAGGGCCAGACTGGCTCACGCCGCCCCCAGCGAGCCTTCAAGGCTGGCGAATCGCTTTTAGCTCTAACCTGGGTTACGTAGACGTCGCTCCGGATATTGCCCAGCGAGTTGAGGAAGCCATCGCTTATTTAGAAGCATTGGGTGCCACCGTAGAACGCACTGACCCTGGCTTTAGCGATCCGCTTAAAACGTTTAATACGCTCTGGTTTGCTGGGGCCACGCAGGCACTCGAAAAACTCGACGAACAGCAACAGGTAGCGCTCGATCCTGGCTTTCTGGAGATTGCACGGCGCGGGCAAGGCGTATCGCTTTCTGCCTACCTAGCCGCCCGGCGTAAGCGCAGCGAATTGACCGCCCACATGGCCGCCTTTCACGAACGCTATGACTTGTTGGTAACGCCTACGATGCCCATTGCACCCTTTACAGCGGGCCACAACGTACCACCGGGCAAGCACTATCGAGATTGGATGGACTGGACGCCGTTCAGCTATCCCTTCAACCTAACCCAGCAGCCCGCGGCTTCCCTTCCCTGCGGGCTAGATAAACAGGGGCTGCCGGTAGGTTTGCACTTAGTGGCGGGGAAATATCAAGACCTCAAGGTGCTACATGCGGCCCAGTTACTTGAACGCTATTTGCCGCCACCAGCACCACCTAACTGCTAA